The following nucleotide sequence is from Candidatus Methylomirabilota bacterium.
GTGACTATTCTATTGGTCGAGCAGCACGTGCCGCGCGCGCTCCGCCTCTCGCACCGCGCCTACGTGCTCGAGAACGGGACGATCGCCCTCGAGGGCCCGAGCGCGCGCCTGCTCGCCGACGAAGGGATCAAGCGCGCGTACTTCGGGCGATAGGGGATCCACCGGTGGAGGTGAGGGCGCTGAGGGACGACGAGGTCGCGCTGTTCAAAACGCTCCGCCTCAGCGCGCTGGCCGACGCTCCGGATGCCTTCGCCCGGACGCTCGCCCACGCCGCGGCGCAGCCCGCGTCCTACTGGGAGGAGCTCACGCGCTCGATGACGGCGCCCGGCGGCCAGGTCATGTTCGTCGCCGAGGACGGGCCGCGCGCCGTCGGCCTCGTCTTTGGCCTCCTCGACCGCGCGCAGCCGACGGTCGGCCGCGTGGGCGGCATGTGGGTCGCTCCCGAGGCGCGCGGCCGGGGCGCGGGCCTGGCGCTGCTCGACGCCGTCCTCGGCTGGGCGCGCACACGCGGCCTCGACCGGCTCGAGCTGTGGGTGACCGAGGGCAACTCGGCGGCGGTGAGACTCTACCGTCGCGCGGGCTTCGTCGAGACGGGGGCGCGCGACGTGCTGCCCGCGAACGAGGCGCTCGCCACGGTCCAGATGGCCCTGGCGTTATACTAACGGTCCCATGACGAGCCCGATCATCACCGAGGCGGTCCGGACGCTGATCGAGCGCCGCGACCTCTCGCGCATCGAGGCCGCGGCGGCGATGGAGGCGATCATGTCCGGCGCGGCGACGAACGCGCAGATCGCCGCGTTCCTGACGGCGCTCCGCATGAAGGGCGAGACCGTGGAGGAGCTGATCGGTTTCGCCCAGGTGATGCGCGCGAAGGCCGTCCGCGTCCGAACACGCGCCGACGAGGTCGCGGGGCTCACCGGCACCGACCGCGACATGCTCATCGACACCTGCGGCACGGGCGGGGACGCGGCCGGCACCTTCAACGTCTCGACCGCGACGGCGTTCGTCGTCGCCGGCGCCGGGCTCCGCGTCGCCAAGCACGGCAACCGCTCGGTCTCCTCGCTCTGCGGCTCGGCCGACGTGGTCGAGACGCTCGGGATCAACCTCGAGCTCCCGCCGCCGAAGGTCAGCCGCTGCGTCGACGAGGTCGGTATCGGCTTCCTCTACGCCCCGCTCCTGCACACGGCGATGAAGCACGTGATGGCCGCGCGGCGCGAGATGGGCGTGCGCACCGTGTTCAACATGCTCGGCCCGCTCACGAATCCGGCGGGCGCCAACGCCCAGGTGATCGGCGTCTACGCGGCGGCCCTCACCGAGCCGCTCGCGCGCGTCCTCGCGGAGCTCGGCACGCACCGGGCCTTCGTCGTCCACGGCGCGGACGGCCTCGACGAGATCTCCAACACGGGCGAGAGCCGCGTCTCAGAGGTGCGCGAGGGCGTCGTCGGCACGTTCAGCGTGCGGCCCGAGGACTTCGGGATGCCGCGCGCCGCGATCGGCGATCTGAAGGGCGGCGATCGGGAGCAGAACGCCGAGATCATCCGCGGGATCCTCGCCGGCGAGCCCGGGCCCAAGCGCGACATCGTCCTGATGAACGCCTCGGCCGCGCTCGTCGCGGGGGGCCGGGCGCGCGACCTGAAGGAAGGCGTCGAGCTGGCGGCGCGCTCGATCGACACGGGGGCCGCGCGCGGCCGGCTCGAGCGCCTCGTCGCCTTCTCCCAGGAGCTCGCGCGGGAGGGCGCCTCCTAACGCACGTCACGCACGGGTCCGCGTGGGCGGGCGGCCTTGCGCTCTGCCGTCTCGCGGCCCTAGAATAGGCCGTCGCGGCGCACCCCAAGTCCCCGCGGGTGCTGCTCTCTCGCCTCCGTTTCCGGTGCCGGCGCTTCCGCGATGCGTGCGGCTCGCTGGTGTTCTAGAACACCGAGGGGGTCGGGGTGAGGACGAACGGGAACGGCAGGGCCAACGGGCGGGTCCCGCGCTACCACCGGATCGCCGAGGCGCTCCGCGCGCGGATCCGTGAGGGCGCGCTCCGGCCCGGCGCCCGGCTCGACAACCAGCGACGGCTCGCGCAGAGCTTCGGCGTGACGCTGATGACGCTGCGGCAGGCGCTCGAGCTGCTCGAGCGCGAGCACCTGATCTCGCGCCGTCACGGCCTCGGGACGTTCGTCGCCGCGCCCTCCATCGACTACGACATCCTGCAGCTCCGCCGGTTCGCGGGCGACCTCCAGGCCAAGGGCGAGCACGTGACGACGCGCCTGGTCGGGACGAAGTTCCTCGTGCCCGACCACCGTGTCGCCGACGCGCTCGGGCTGGGGCCGCGCGCGCGCGTGCTCGCGCTCGAGCGGCTCCGCCTGGTGGACGGCCACCCGATGAGCCTCCAGCGCTCGTTCCTCCCGGCGCCGATCGGCGAGGAGGTCGTCCGCGCCGACCTGGCGCGCACGCCGCTCCACCAGGTGCTCGAGTTCAAGCTGGGCGTCGCGATCGAGCGCGCGCGCGAGACGGTGTCGGCGGTGCGCCTCGGCCGTCGCGAGGCGCGCGAGCTCGGCTGCCGCCCCGGGGCGCCCGCGTTCGAGTCCGAGCGCGTGTCCTACGACGCGGGCGGCGCGCCCATCGTCTTCGATCGCGTGTTCATCCCCGGCGATCGCTTCCGGATCACCCGGGAGCTCCATTACGAGCAGTGCGAGCGGCAGGACGCCGGCGCTGCCGCAGGCACGCCCGTCCGAGGCGAGCGGTGACATCTTCGAAGGAGACGTCATGAAGATCCTGGTGGCCGTCAAGCAGGTGCCCGACACGGCGACGCAGGTGAAGATCGGCGCCGACCCACGCGCGATCGACACCGCGGGCATCACGTGGATCGTCTCGCCCTACGACGAGTTCGCCGTCGAGGAGGCCCTGCGCATCAAGGAGAAGCGCGGCCAGGGCGAGGTGGTGGCCGTGTCGCTCGGCCCCGAGCGCGTGAAGGAGGCGCTGCGCTCGTGCCTCGCGATGGGGTGCGATCGCGCGATCCACCTGAACGACGCCGCGTGGAACGACGCCGACACGCTCGCGACCGCCCGGGCGCTCGCCGCGGTGGTCAAGCAGGAGCAGCCCGGCCTCGTGCTCTGCGGACGGCAGGCGATCGACGACGACATGGGCGCGGTGACGGCGCAGCTCGCCGAGCTGCTGGGCTGGGCGTGCGCCTCCTGGATCATGGAGGAGGCCGTGGACGCCGACGGCAAGACGGTCCGCGTCGCGCGCCAGGTCGAGGGCGGCCTCGAGATCTTCGACCTCCCGCTCCCGGCGATCCTCGCGGCGCAGAAGGGGCTCAACGAGCCGCGCTATCCGACGCTGAAGGGCATCATGGGCGCGAAGAAGAAGGAGATCAGGGACGTGAAGGCCGCGGACCTCGGGCTCGGCGCCGAGCCGCCGCAGCTCTCGGTGGTCTCCCTCCAGGCGCTCCCGCCCCGTCCCCCCGGGCGCATCATCCAGGGCGACGTGCCGACAGCGGTCCGAGAGCTCGTGCGCGCGCTGCGCGAAGACGCCAAAGCCATCTAGGGGACGGGACAATGCCGAACGCATGGTGGTGCATCGTCGAGGACGACCGGCAGGGGATGCCGAAGAAAGTGATGGCCGAGGTGATCGGCGAGGTCTCGCGCCTCTCGGGCGGCCAGACCGAGGCCGTCTGGCTTACCGACAAGGCGACCGACGCGGGCCTCACGCAGCTCGGCGAGTGGGGGGTCGGCAAGGTGTGGCTCCTGGAGAACGCGGGGCTCGCGCCCTACCGCAGCGAGGTGTGGGCCGGCGCGCTCGCCGCGCTGGCCACGAAGGAGTCGCCGAAGGCCATCCTCGGTGCCGTGACGAGCCGCCAGCGCGAGATGATCCCGCGCCTCGCCGCGAAGCTCGGCGTCGGGCTCGCGGCCGACTGCGTGGCGCTGGCGCTCGAGGGCGACAAGCTGGTCGCGACGCGGCCCGTGTACGCGGGCAAGCTCCTCGCGAAGGTGACGTGGGCGAAGGGCCCGTGGGTCGCGACGCTGCGCCCGAATGTCTTCCGCCCGGCCGAGGCCAAGCCGGGCCGGACGGCCGCGGTCGAGCGGCCGGCGACGTCGCCGCCGCCGGCCCTCATGAAGTTCGTCGAGCGACGCGAGGAGGCCGCGACGGGGCTGCCCGAGCTCGCCGAGGCCGAGATCGTGATCTCCGGCGGGCGCGGCATGAAGGGGCCGGAGAACTACGTGATCCTCGAGGACCTGGGGCGCGTCATCGGCGCGGCGGTGGGCGCCTCGCGCGCGGCCGTGGACGCGGGCTGGCGGCCCCACCGCTTCCAGATCGGCCAGACGGGCCGGACGATCTCGCCGAAGCTCTACCTGGGCTTCGGGGTCTCGGGCGCGATCCAGCACCTCGCGGGGATGCGGACGTCGAAGGTCATCGTCGCCGTGAACAAGGACCCGGAGGCGCCGATCTTCAAGATCGCCGACTACGGCATCGTGGCCGACCTCTTCGAGGTCGTCCCGGAGCTCACCAAAGAGTTCAAGAAGCTGCTGGAGAAATGAACCTCGAGCCGAGCGACGAGCAGCAGATGATCCAGGCGATGGCGCGGGAGTTCGCCGAGTCCGCGATCCGCCCCATCGCCGCCGAGATCGACCGGGAGGCCCGGTTCCCCCACGAGACCGTCAAGCGGATGGGTGAGCTGGGGCTCATGGGCATCGCGATTCCGGAGCAATGGGGGGGCAGCGGCGCCGACACTGTCGCCTACGTCCTGGCGCTCGAGGAGATCGCGAAGGCCTGCGCGAGCCACGCCGTCATCATGTCGGTGAACAACTCGCTCTACGGCGACCCGGTCCACACGTACGGCACCGACGCCCAGCGCGAGCGCTTCCTCACGCCCGTCGCCTCCGGCCGGGCGCACGGCTGCTTCGCCCTCACGGAGCCCCAGGCGGGCTCCGACGCCACGAACCAGCACACGGTCGCCGTCCGCGACGGCGACGCGTACGTCCTGAACGGGCGGAAGCTCTTCATCACGAACGGGCGGGAGGCCTCCTTCGCCCTCGTCTTCTGCCAGACGGACCGCGCGCAGCGCCACCACGGGATCTCGGCGTTCGTGGTCGAGAAGGGCACGCCCGGCTTCGCCGTGTCCAAGACCGAGGACAAGCTCGGCATCCGCGCCTCGGACACGGCCGAGCTCGTGTTCGACGACTGCCGCGTGCCCGCCGCGAACCGGCTCGGCGCGGAGGGGCAGGGGTTCAGGATCGCGATGGCCGCGCTCGACGGCGGGCGGATCGGGATCGCGGCTCAGGCGGTGGGGATCGCGGCGGGCGCGTACGAGCGGGCGCTCGCGTACGCGCGCGAGAGGAAGGCGTTCGGCGTGGCGATCGGCCAGCACCAGATGGTCCAGTGGATGCTCGCCGACATGGCGACGGCGATCGATGGCGCGCGGCTCCTGACGCTCCGGGCGGCCGCGCTCAAGGACGCGGGCCGGCCGGTCACGGGCGCGGCGGCGATGGCCAAGCTCTTCGCGGCCGAGACCGCCATGAAGGTGACGACCGACGCGGTCCAGGTGCACGGCGGCTACGGGTTCATCAAGGACTACGAGGTCGAGCGCTACTTCCGCGACGCGAAGATCACGCAGATCTACGAGGGCACCTCGCAGATCCAGAAGCTCGTGATCGCGCGCGAGGCGCTCGGCGCGTGAGCGCGGGGAGGCGGGCATGAGCGACGAGCGTGGGCCGGAGGCGGCGCCGCACGAGCCGGCGAAGGGGTCCGAGCGGCCGGTGAGGTTCGAGTCGCTCTCGGGCATCCCGCTGGCACCGCTCTACACGCCGGCGGACCTCGAGGGCAAGTCCTACGAGGAGCGGCTGGGCCGCCCGGGCGAGTACCCGTACACCCGCGGCGTTTACCCGACGATGTACCGCGGCCGGCTCTGGACCATGCGGATGTTCGCCGGCTTCGGCAGCCCGGAGGACACGAACGCGCGCTTCAAGTACCTCCTCGCGCAGGGCCAGACCGGCCTCTCGACCGCCTTCGACATGCCCGCGCTGATGGGCTACGACGCCGACCACCCGCGCGCGCGCGGCGAAGTGGGCAAGGAGGGCGTCTCGATCTCCACGCTCGATGACTTCGCGCGCCTCTTCGCCGACATCCCGCTGGGCGAGGTGACGACGTCCATGACGATCAACTGCACCGCGTCGGTCGCGCTCGCGATGTACCTGGCGCTCGCCGACCGGCAGGGCGTCGCGTGGGACCGGGTCGGCGGCACGATGCAGAACGACATGCTCAAGGAGTTCATCGCGCAGAAGGAATGGATCTGCCCGCCCGAGCCGGCCGTCCGGATCGTGACCGACATGATCGAGTTCACGTCCAAGCACGTGCCGCGGTTCAACCCGGTCTCGATCTCTGGCTACCACATCCGCGAGGCCGGCTCGACCGCGGTGCAGGAGCTCGCGTTCACGCTGGCGGACGGGCTCGCCTACGTCGAGGCGGCCCTGGCGCGGGGGCTCGACGTGGACGCGTTCGCGCCGCGGCTCAGCTTCTTCTTCGACGTCCACAACGACTTCTTCGAGGAGATCGCGAAGCTCCGCGCCGCGCGGCGGATGTGGGCGCGCTTCATGAAGGAGCGCTACCGCGCCAAGCGGCCCGAGTCCATGCGCCTGCGCACCCACACGCAAACCGCGGGCGTGTCGGCGACCGCGCAACAGCCGCTCAACAACATCGCGCGTGTCGCGATTCAGGCGTTGGCCGCGGTGCTCGGCGGCGCTCAGTCGCTCCACACCAACTCCTATGATGAAACGTGGGCGCTGCCTACCGAAGAGGCGGTTACTGTCGCCCTTCGTACTCAACAGATCATCGCCGAGGAAACCGGCGTCGCCCTCACCATCGACCCGCTCGGCGGCGCGTATTTTCTCGAGTCGCTGACCGACCGGATGGAGGAGGCGGCGCTCGCGTACATCCGGAAGATCGACGCGATGGGCGGCATGATCCGCGCGATCGACGCGGGCTACCCGCAGAGGGAGATCGCCGACGCCGCGTACCGCTACCAGCTGATGGACGACCGGGGCGAGAAGGTCGTGGTCGGCGTCAACAAGTACGCGATGCCGGAGGAGCGCCCGATCCACTACCTGAAGATCGACGAGGCGGTCGAGCTCGAGCAGATCGCGAGGGTGGGCCGGTTCAAGGCGTCGCGGGACATGACGAAGGTGGGGCGGCGGCTCGCGCAGCTCGCCGACGCGTGCCGGAACGGCCAGAACGTGATGCCCGTGCTCATCGACGCCGTGCGCGACGACGCGAGCCTCGGCGAGATCTCGGACGTGTACCGCGAGGTCTTCGGCCTGTACCGCGAACCGATCATTTTCTAGAGTGAGGAACCAGTCATGAGCGAGCCGATCAGGGTCACCCGGGCCGCGACGAAGAAGCGGAAGCCGAAGGACAGCGACCTGACCTTCGGCACGGTCTTCACCGACCACATGTTCGTGGCGGACTTCCAGGAGGAGAAAGGCTGGTACGACCCGCGGATCGAGCCGTACGGGCCGTTCAGCCTGGACCCGGCGTGCGCCGTCCTCCATTACGCGCAGGCGGTGTTCGACGGCCTCAAGGCCTTCCGCGGCAAAGACGGGCAGGTCCGGCTGTTCCGGCCGCAGAAGCACATCGAGCGGCTGAACAACTCCGCCCGGCGTCTGTGCATTCCGCCGGTGGATCCGGAGCTCGCCCTGAAGGCGCTCGTGGAGCTGGTGCGGATCGAGAAGGAGTGGGTGCCGTCCACGGTCGGGACGTCGCTCTACATCCGCCCCACGATCATCGCGAGCGAGCCCTTCCTGGGCGTGCGGCCGGCGAAGTCCTACATCTATTACGTCATCCTGTCGCCCGTCGGCGCGTACTATCCCGAGGGCCTCAACCCCGTGAAGATCCTGGTCGTGGACCACTACGTCCGCGCCGTCGAGGGCGGGGTCGGTGGGGTGAAGACCGGCGTCAACTACGCGTCGAGCCTCTACGCCGCCGAGGAGGCGAAGCGCCAGGGGTTCACCCAGGTGCTCTGGCTCGACGGGCGCGAGCGGAAGTACCTCGACGAGGTCGGCACGATGAACATCATGCTGAAGATCGGCGACGAGGTGGTCACGCCGTCGCTCGGCCACGGCACGATCCTGCCCGGCGTGACGCGCGACTCGGCGCTCACGCTCATGCGCGAGTGGGGGCTCCGCGTCTCCGAGCGCCAGGTCTCGATCGACGAGGTCGCGCGGGCCGCCCACGACGGCACGCTCGCGGAGGTGTGGGGCACGGGCACCGCGGCGGTCATCTCGCCCGTCGGCGAGCTCGCCTACAAGGGCGAGCGGATCGTCATCAACGGCGGACGGATCGGCGAGCTGACGCGGAAGCTCTACGACGCGATCGTCGGCATCCAGTACGGCACCGCGCCCGACACGCACGGGTGGACCGTCGAGGTGACGCCATGACCGAGTGCGTCTTCTGCAAGATCTGCGCGGGACAGACCCCGGCGATGAAGATCTACGAGGATCTGCGGACCCTCTGCATCATGGACATCAACCCGCTCAACCCGGGGCACTGCCTGGTCCTCACCAAGGCCCACGCCGCCACGATCTTCGAGGCCGAGCCGGCCGACCTCCAGGCGGCGATCGTGACGGCCAAGCGCGTGGCCGTGGCCCTCAAGCAGACGCTCGCGCCGGAGGGGCTCAACGTGCTCCAGGCCAACGGCCCGGCCGCGTTCCAGTCCGTGGCCCACTTCCACCTGCACCTCATCCCGCGCTGGACGCGCGACGGCCGGGGCTTCGACTGGCGGCTCGAGCCCGGCGACCGCGCCGAGATCGCGAAGACGGGCGAGAAGCTCCGCGCGGCGCTGACGGGCGCCAAATGACGGCCGGCCGCGCGGTGCGCGTCGTCGTCGCCAAACCCGGCCTCGACGGCCACGACCGCGGCGCGAAGATCGTCGCGCGTGCGCTGCGCGACGCGGGGTTCGAGGTGATCTACACGGGGCTCCACCAGACGCCCGAGCAGATCGTCGCGGCGGCGATCCAGGAGGACGCCGACGCGATCGGCCTCAGCGTGCTCTCCGGCGCCCACACCCATCTCTTCACGCGGGTTCTCGAGCTCCTCCGCGAGAAGGGCGCCGAGGATGTCGTCGTCTTCGGCGGCGGCATCATCCCGCCCGAGGACATCGCGGCGCTCAAGCGGCTCGGCGTCAAGGAGCTGTTCACCCCCGGCGCCTCCACCCAGGACATCGTCAGCTTCGTCCGCGAGCACGTCCGGGCCGCCGTCTGAGACGATGATCAAGAAGATCGGCCGGACGTACGTCGTGCTGTCGGAGAAGACGGGGCGCCGCTTCGGCACCTATGCGACGCGGGCCGAGGCCGAGAAGCGCCTGCGCCAGATCGAGATGTTCAAGCACCTCGAGCAGGCCGGAGCCCGCCCGCGGCGCCGGAGCTAGGGCCGTGGACTTCGAGCTGACCGACGACCAGCGGCGGGTGCGCGCGGCCGCGCGCGAGTTCGCCGAGGGCGAGCTCGGTGACCGGATCGCCCCCTACGACGAGCGGCACGAGTTTCCGTGGGAGATCGTGAAGAAGCTCGGGCCGCTGGGGTTCCTCGGCGCACTCGTGCCGGAGGACTGCGGCGGGGCGGGGCTCGACCACGTCTCCTATGCGCTGATCGTCGAGGAGCTCTCCCGCGGCGACGCTTCGGTGGGCATCACGATGTGGGCCCACAACTCGCTCTGCACCGGCCACATCCACCTCTTCGGTTCGCCGGCGCAGCGGAAAACATACCTGCCGCGCCTGGCGTCGGGCGAGGTGCTCGGCGCCTGGGGGCTCACGGAGCCCGGCTCCGGCTCGGACGCCGCCGCGCTCGCCACGCGCGCGGAGGAGCGCGCCGGCGAGTGGGTGCTCAACGGCAGCAAGGCGTTCATCACCAACGCGTCGGTCGGCGGCGTCGCCGTCGTCATGG
It contains:
- a CDS encoding GNAT family N-acetyltransferase, producing MRALRDDEVALFKTLRLSALADAPDAFARTLAHAAAQPASYWEELTRSMTAPGGQVMFVAEDGPRAVGLVFGLLDRAQPTVGRVGGMWVAPEARGRGAGLALLDAVLGWARTRGLDRLELWVTEGNSAAVRLYRRAGFVETGARDVLPANEALATVQMALALY
- a CDS encoding branched-chain amino acid aminotransferase, which codes for MSEPIRVTRAATKKRKPKDSDLTFGTVFTDHMFVADFQEEKGWYDPRIEPYGPFSLDPACAVLHYAQAVFDGLKAFRGKDGQVRLFRPQKHIERLNNSARRLCIPPVDPELALKALVELVRIEKEWVPSTVGTSLYIRPTIIASEPFLGVRPAKSYIYYVILSPVGAYYPEGLNPVKILVVDHYVRAVEGGVGGVKTGVNYASSLYAAEEAKRQGFTQVLWLDGRERKYLDEVGTMNIMLKIGDEVVTPSLGHGTILPGVTRDSALTLMREWGLRVSERQVSIDEVARAAHDGTLAEVWGTGTAAVISPVGELAYKGERIVINGGRIGELTRKLYDAIVGIQYGTAPDTHGWTVEVTP
- a CDS encoding electron transfer flavoprotein subunit alpha/FixB family protein, with the translated sequence MPNAWWCIVEDDRQGMPKKVMAEVIGEVSRLSGGQTEAVWLTDKATDAGLTQLGEWGVGKVWLLENAGLAPYRSEVWAGALAALATKESPKAILGAVTSRQREMIPRLAAKLGVGLAADCVALALEGDKLVATRPVYAGKLLAKVTWAKGPWVATLRPNVFRPAEAKPGRTAAVERPATSPPPALMKFVERREEAATGLPELAEAEIVISGGRGMKGPENYVILEDLGRVIGAAVGASRAAVDAGWRPHRFQIGQTGRTISPKLYLGFGVSGAIQHLAGMRTSKVIVAVNKDPEAPIFKIADYGIVADLFEVVPELTKEFKKLLEK
- a CDS encoding electron transfer flavoprotein subunit beta/FixA family protein; protein product: MKILVAVKQVPDTATQVKIGADPRAIDTAGITWIVSPYDEFAVEEALRIKEKRGQGEVVAVSLGPERVKEALRSCLAMGCDRAIHLNDAAWNDADTLATARALAAVVKQEQPGLVLCGRQAIDDDMGAVTAQLAELLGWACASWIMEEAVDADGKTVRVARQVEGGLEIFDLPLPAILAAQKGLNEPRYPTLKGIMGAKKKEIRDVKAADLGLGAEPPQLSVVSLQALPPRPPGRIIQGDVPTAVRELVRALREDAKAI
- a CDS encoding cobalamin B12-binding domain-containing protein, with translation MTAGRAVRVVVAKPGLDGHDRGAKIVARALRDAGFEVIYTGLHQTPEQIVAAAIQEDADAIGLSVLSGAHTHLFTRVLELLREKGAEDVVVFGGGIIPPEDIAALKRLGVKELFTPGASTQDIVSFVREHVRAAV
- the trpD gene encoding anthranilate phosphoribosyltransferase; translation: MITEAVRTLIERRDLSRIEAAAAMEAIMSGAATNAQIAAFLTALRMKGETVEELIGFAQVMRAKAVRVRTRADEVAGLTGTDRDMLIDTCGTGGDAAGTFNVSTATAFVVAGAGLRVAKHGNRSVSSLCGSADVVETLGINLELPPPKVSRCVDEVGIGFLYAPLLHTAMKHVMAARREMGVRTVFNMLGPLTNPAGANAQVIGVYAAALTEPLARVLAELGTHRAFVVHGADGLDEISNTGESRVSEVREGVVGTFSVRPEDFGMPRAAIGDLKGGDREQNAEIIRGILAGEPGPKRDIVLMNASAALVAGGRARDLKEGVELAARSIDTGAARGRLERLVAFSQELAREGAS
- a CDS encoding methylmalonyl-CoA mutase family protein — its product is MSDERGPEAAPHEPAKGSERPVRFESLSGIPLAPLYTPADLEGKSYEERLGRPGEYPYTRGVYPTMYRGRLWTMRMFAGFGSPEDTNARFKYLLAQGQTGLSTAFDMPALMGYDADHPRARGEVGKEGVSISTLDDFARLFADIPLGEVTTSMTINCTASVALAMYLALADRQGVAWDRVGGTMQNDMLKEFIAQKEWICPPEPAVRIVTDMIEFTSKHVPRFNPVSISGYHIREAGSTAVQELAFTLADGLAYVEAALARGLDVDAFAPRLSFFFDVHNDFFEEIAKLRAARRMWARFMKERYRAKRPESMRLRTHTQTAGVSATAQQPLNNIARVAIQALAAVLGGAQSLHTNSYDETWALPTEEAVTVALRTQQIIAEETGVALTIDPLGGAYFLESLTDRMEEAALAYIRKIDAMGGMIRAIDAGYPQREIADAAYRYQLMDDRGEKVVVGVNKYAMPEERPIHYLKIDEAVELEQIARVGRFKASRDMTKVGRRLAQLADACRNGQNVMPVLIDAVRDDASLGEISDVYREVFGLYREPIIF
- a CDS encoding GntR family transcriptional regulator → MRTNGNGRANGRVPRYHRIAEALRARIREGALRPGARLDNQRRLAQSFGVTLMTLRQALELLEREHLISRRHGLGTFVAAPSIDYDILQLRRFAGDLQAKGEHVTTRLVGTKFLVPDHRVADALGLGPRARVLALERLRLVDGHPMSLQRSFLPAPIGEEVVRADLARTPLHQVLEFKLGVAIERARETVSAVRLGRREARELGCRPGAPAFESERVSYDAGGAPIVFDRVFIPGDRFRITRELHYEQCERQDAGAAAGTPVRGER
- a CDS encoding acyl-CoA dehydrogenase family protein → MNLEPSDEQQMIQAMAREFAESAIRPIAAEIDREARFPHETVKRMGELGLMGIAIPEQWGGSGADTVAYVLALEEIAKACASHAVIMSVNNSLYGDPVHTYGTDAQRERFLTPVASGRAHGCFALTEPQAGSDATNQHTVAVRDGDAYVLNGRKLFITNGREASFALVFCQTDRAQRHHGISAFVVEKGTPGFAVSKTEDKLGIRASDTAELVFDDCRVPAANRLGAEGQGFRIAMAALDGGRIGIAAQAVGIAAGAYERALAYARERKAFGVAIGQHQMVQWMLADMATAIDGARLLTLRAAALKDAGRPVTGAAAMAKLFAAETAMKVTTDAVQVHGGYGFIKDYEVERYFRDAKITQIYEGTSQIQKLVIAREALGA
- a CDS encoding HIT family protein, whose protein sequence is MTECVFCKICAGQTPAMKIYEDLRTLCIMDINPLNPGHCLVLTKAHAATIFEAEPADLQAAIVTAKRVAVALKQTLAPEGLNVLQANGPAAFQSVAHFHLHLIPRWTRDGRGFDWRLEPGDRAEIAKTGEKLRAALTGAK